A window from Methylocystis sp. MJC1 encodes these proteins:
- the cysK gene encoding cysteine synthase A — protein MSNDTPFTPPAKPGRGRIYDSITQTIGDTPLVRLDRLAKEKGVKGNLLAKLEFFNPIASVKDRIGVAMIDALEKSGKITPGQSVLIEPTSGNTGIALAFVAAARGYRLILVMPESMSIERRKMLALLGAELVLTPAAQGMKGALAKASELAAETPGAVIPQQFENPANPEIHRVTTAQEIWNDTQGHVDYFVSGVGTGGTITGVGQVLKQHNPALRVVAVEPEDSAVLSGRPPGPHKIQGIGAGFVPPILDRGVIDEIVTIGNQTAFDTARLLARVEGIPVGISSGAAVAAALEIAGRPEAEGKNIVLIIPSFAERYLSTALFEGL, from the coding sequence ATGTCGAACGACACGCCGTTCACGCCGCCCGCAAAGCCGGGGCGCGGCCGCATTTACGACTCCATCACGCAGACGATTGGCGACACGCCGCTCGTGCGCCTCGATCGACTGGCGAAAGAGAAAGGCGTGAAGGGCAACCTTCTCGCCAAGCTCGAATTCTTCAATCCGATCGCGAGCGTCAAGGACCGTATCGGCGTCGCCATGATCGACGCGCTCGAAAAGAGCGGCAAGATTACGCCCGGCCAATCCGTGCTCATCGAGCCGACCTCCGGCAACACCGGCATTGCGCTCGCCTTCGTCGCGGCGGCGCGCGGCTACCGGCTTATTCTCGTGATGCCCGAATCGATGTCGATCGAGCGACGCAAGATGCTCGCATTGCTCGGAGCGGAACTGGTGCTGACGCCCGCCGCCCAAGGCATGAAGGGCGCGCTCGCCAAGGCGTCGGAACTCGCCGCCGAAACGCCCGGCGCCGTTATTCCGCAGCAGTTCGAAAACCCGGCGAACCCCGAGATTCACCGCGTCACCACGGCGCAGGAGATCTGGAACGACACCCAGGGCCACGTCGATTATTTTGTCTCGGGCGTCGGCACCGGCGGAACGATCACCGGCGTGGGCCAGGTGCTGAAGCAGCATAATCCAGCGTTGCGCGTGGTGGCGGTGGAGCCGGAGGATTCCGCAGTGCTCTCCGGCCGCCCGCCGGGACCGCATAAGATCCAGGGCATCGGCGCCGGCTTTGTGCCGCCGATCCTCGACCGCGGCGTGATCGACGAGATCGTCACCATCGGCAATCAGACCGCCTTCGACACGGCGCGCCTACTTGCGCGGGTGGAGGGCATTCCGGTCGGCATTTCCTCGGGCGCTGCCGTGGCCGCGGCGCTGGAAATCGCCGGGCGGCCGGAGGCCGAGGGCAAGAATATCGTCCTGATTATCCCCTCTTTCGCCGAGCGCTATCTTTCCACGGCGCTGTTCGAGGGACTGTAA
- a CDS encoding sulfite exporter TauE/SafE family protein, which translates to MVSVADALHAFNPLYSLSGFVVGSLVGLTGVGGGSLMTPILVLIFGIAPTTAVGTDLLYAAVTKSGGTIVHALNDTVDWRITRRLACGSVPMTIASLVLLSWLGKAAGHAANGLITSALGVALLLTALAILFRRWILDYIARHTDNLTDSRARFLTIGLGAFIGVLVSISSVGAGAVGMTVLLALYPRLPTVRLVGSDIAHAVPLTLVAGFGHWLMGGVDWLLLFSLLVGSLPGIWLGSHLAARVPDHYLRPALATMMAAVGAKLSI; encoded by the coding sequence ATGGTCTCGGTCGCCGATGCGCTCCATGCCTTCAACCCGTTGTATTCGCTATCGGGCTTCGTCGTCGGCTCGCTCGTCGGGCTTACCGGCGTCGGCGGCGGATCATTGATGACGCCGATCCTCGTGCTGATTTTCGGCATTGCGCCGACGACGGCGGTGGGCACCGATCTGCTCTATGCCGCCGTCACGAAAAGCGGCGGCACGATCGTCCATGCGCTCAACGACACGGTCGATTGGCGCATTACGCGGCGCCTCGCCTGCGGCTCGGTTCCGATGACGATCGCTTCGCTCGTTCTGCTCTCCTGGCTCGGCAAAGCTGCCGGCCATGCGGCGAACGGCCTCATCACGTCGGCGCTGGGCGTCGCCTTGCTGCTGACAGCCCTTGCGATTCTCTTCCGCCGATGGATTCTCGACTACATCGCGCGGCACACCGACAATCTAACCGACAGCCGCGCGCGCTTCCTGACAATCGGGCTCGGGGCGTTCATCGGCGTGCTGGTCTCGATCTCCTCGGTGGGCGCGGGAGCGGTCGGCATGACGGTGCTGCTCGCCCTTTACCCGCGCTTGCCGACCGTGCGCCTCGTTGGCTCCGATATTGCTCACGCGGTGCCATTGACGCTGGTCGCCGGCTTCGGGCATTGGCTGATGGGCGGCGTCGACTGGCTGTTGCTGTTCTCCCTGCTTGTGGGCTCGCTGCCCGGCATCTGGCTGGGAAGTCATCTGGCCGCTCGCGTCCCCGACCACTATTTGAGGCCCGCGCTTGCGACAATGATGGCGGCGGTCGGGGCCAAGCTGTCGATCTGA
- a CDS encoding RrF2 family transcriptional regulator, translated as MLTKKAKYGLKAMAYLAGIEPGQTALVADIAASNQIPKKFLDAILSELRNAGFVHSKKGKGGGYMLARLPEQIAVGDLVRALDGPLAPIQCASKRLYRKCDDCPDECHCPVRLVMLKARDAIAQVLDNTSLAQMRALGEAGLKPAEGKAAKSAAAAAMDMA; from the coding sequence ATGCTCACAAAAAAAGCAAAATACGGCCTGAAGGCGATGGCCTATCTCGCGGGGATAGAGCCGGGCCAGACCGCTCTCGTCGCGGACATCGCCGCCAGCAATCAAATCCCCAAGAAATTTTTGGACGCCATCCTCAGCGAATTGCGCAACGCGGGCTTTGTCCATTCCAAGAAGGGCAAGGGCGGCGGATATATGCTTGCCCGCCTGCCGGAACAGATCGCCGTCGGCGACCTCGTGCGCGCCCTCGACGGCCCGCTTGCCCCGATTCAATGCGCCAGCAAGCGGCTTTATAGGAAATGCGACGACTGCCCGGATGAGTGTCATTGCCCCGTCCGCCTGGTCATGCTCAAGGCGCGCGACGCGATTGCTCAGGTACTCGACAACACCTCGCTAGCTCAAATGCGCGCGCTGGGAGAGGCGGGATTGAAGCCGGCCGAAGGCAAGGCGGCGAAATCCGCCGCCGCCGCGGCCATGGACATGGCGTAA
- a CDS encoding protein-L-isoaspartate O-methyltransferase family protein: MSEAAVATVRRGAEQGQAVAALRRTMVERQLRPFDVTDVPLLERFLEIPRELFLPASQAPLAYSDLAITVNGAGGHKRALLPPLVLARLLQGGAPRPGEKALDIGGVGYSAALLAGLVGEVTALECDPELAARAKDGLSALGVSNAQVVTGPHQQGFAAKAPYDVIFVHGAVEAGLDALFAQLAPNGRLLAIVTPESGAGQHVVRFEHQDGQLAGRISLLSANAPVLEGFAKAPSFVF; the protein is encoded by the coding sequence ATGTCGGAAGCAGCTGTGGCGACGGTTCGTCGGGGTGCGGAGCAGGGACAAGCGGTGGCCGCGTTGCGGCGCACCATGGTCGAGCGTCAGCTGCGTCCCTTCGATGTCACGGACGTGCCGCTCCTCGAGCGCTTCCTCGAAATCCCGAGAGAATTGTTCCTGCCTGCGAGCCAGGCGCCGCTCGCCTATTCCGACCTTGCCATAACGGTGAACGGCGCCGGCGGACATAAGCGCGCGCTTTTGCCCCCGCTTGTTCTTGCCCGCCTGTTGCAAGGGGGCGCGCCCCGCCCCGGCGAGAAGGCGCTCGACATCGGCGGCGTCGGTTATTCGGCGGCGCTTCTTGCGGGCCTGGTCGGCGAAGTGACGGCGCTCGAGTGCGATCCGGAGCTCGCGGCGCGCGCCAAGGACGGTCTATCCGCGCTCGGCGTGAGCAATGCGCAAGTCGTGACCGGCCCGCATCAGCAGGGCTTCGCCGCCAAAGCGCCCTATGACGTGATCTTTGTCCATGGCGCGGTCGAGGCGGGTCTCGACGCGCTTTTTGCCCAGCTGGCGCCCAACGGCCGCCTTCTTGCAATCGTGACGCCGGAGTCGGGCGCCGGGCAGCATGTTGTGCGGTTCGAGCACCAGGATGGCCAGCTCGCCGGGCGAATCTCTTTGCTCAGCGCGAATGCGCCGGTACTCGAGGGTTTTGCAAAGGCGCCGTCTTTCGTCTTCTGA
- a CDS encoding TolC family outer membrane protein, with the protein MNLASKRSLGQGLAPVAHIALIAAALVTASISDAQAESLLSALARAYAGNPDLNQSRANVRVRDEDTPKAAAGMRPKASIQASAGPQYGNLRIPGGRNQTTGQRQFFGDEFVGWPRGATLNITQSVFDGGRTANSMRQAESGVFAARATMRLTEQAILQNGATAYMNVLRDTAVVNLRKNNISVLEQQLKQTRDRFDVGEVTRTDVAQAEASLAQARSDLYAAQAQLKTSIANYHQLIGNDPSHLEPGRSLEPLLPRSLNEAIGVALAEHPGVVAALHQVDAAELAVKVAESALSPTLSVNAQVSNQYDSFLGFPGSRQFSASAIGQLNVPLYQGGAEYASIRQAKEQLGQARLNADLQRDSVRASVVSSYGLLETAKASIVSQQAAVKAAETALAGVREEAKVGQRTTLDVLNAQQALLNARVGLVIAQRDRVVASFAALGSIGRLSAQELNLDVTLYDPGVHYEQVKLKWIGTETPDGR; encoded by the coding sequence ATGAATTTGGCGTCGAAGCGGTCGCTGGGGCAGGGCCTTGCGCCTGTTGCGCATATCGCCCTCATTGCGGCGGCGCTGGTTACGGCTTCGATCAGCGACGCACAGGCCGAATCGCTTCTATCGGCGCTCGCGCGCGCCTACGCTGGCAATCCAGACCTCAATCAAAGCCGCGCGAATGTGCGCGTGCGCGACGAGGACACGCCCAAGGCCGCCGCCGGCATGCGCCCCAAGGCCAGCATCCAGGCCTCGGCCGGACCCCAATACGGTAATTTGCGCATTCCCGGCGGGCGCAATCAGACGACCGGTCAGCGCCAATTTTTCGGCGATGAATTCGTCGGCTGGCCGCGCGGCGCAACGCTCAATATCACGCAGAGCGTCTTCGACGGCGGACGCACCGCGAATTCCATGCGCCAGGCCGAATCCGGCGTCTTCGCCGCGCGCGCCACGATGCGCCTTACCGAACAGGCGATCCTGCAAAACGGCGCCACCGCCTACATGAACGTGCTGCGCGACACGGCGGTTGTTAATCTGCGCAAGAATAACATCTCCGTTCTCGAGCAGCAGCTCAAGCAGACTCGCGACCGATTCGACGTGGGCGAGGTGACGCGCACGGACGTGGCTCAAGCCGAGGCCTCACTCGCCCAGGCGCGCTCCGATCTCTACGCCGCGCAAGCGCAGCTCAAAACCAGCATCGCCAATTATCACCAGCTCATCGGCAATGATCCGAGCCATCTCGAACCCGGCCGGTCGCTGGAGCCGCTCCTTCCAAGATCGCTGAATGAGGCAATCGGCGTTGCGCTCGCGGAGCACCCCGGCGTTGTTGCGGCGCTGCATCAGGTCGACGCGGCGGAGCTTGCTGTGAAAGTTGCCGAGAGCGCGCTGTCGCCGACATTGTCGGTCAATGCGCAGGTCTCCAATCAATATGATTCATTCCTCGGCTTTCCCGGATCGCGGCAATTCTCGGCCTCCGCCATCGGTCAGCTGAATGTGCCGCTCTATCAGGGCGGCGCGGAATACGCCTCGATCCGCCAAGCGAAGGAACAGCTCGGACAGGCGCGCTTGAACGCTGATCTGCAGCGCGACAGCGTTCGCGCCAGCGTGGTGTCGAGCTATGGGCTGCTGGAGACGGCGAAGGCCTCGATCGTCTCGCAGCAGGCGGCAGTGAAGGCGGCGGAAACTGCGCTTGCCGGCGTGCGCGAAGAGGCGAAGGTCGGCCAGCGCACGACGCTCGACGTGCTCAATGCCCAGCAGGCGTTGCTCAATGCGCGCGTGGGGCTGGTGATTGCGCAACGCGATCGCGTGGTGGCCTCTTTCGCTGCGCTCGGCTCCATCGGCCGGTTGTCGGCGCAGGAGCTCAATCTCGACGTCACGTTGTACGACCCCGGCGTTCACTACGAGCAAGTCAAATTGAAGTGGATCGGGACTGAGACGCCCGATGGGAGATGA
- a CDS encoding PopZ family protein: MEEILASIRRIIADDDSLPGARRDRDERRRRDAEHAIADAPALAPQSAAPSAAAPEAASQPEPAVEPEPQLASAAKIRSLPLRLNRAPEPIQLVEETVAEEEDYSEEQELSETVDFDAEAPVDEQLESESSEIAGYEVEDAPLVSAEAASSVASQFQTLAASMILNDSGLLQKYAQEMLRPMLKQWLDDNLPVIVERLVRVEIERVARGGRR, encoded by the coding sequence ATGGAGGAAATTCTCGCTTCCATCCGCCGCATCATCGCCGACGACGATTCGCTTCCCGGCGCCCGTCGCGACCGCGACGAACGTCGTCGCCGCGACGCCGAGCACGCTATTGCAGATGCCCCAGCGCTCGCCCCGCAGAGCGCCGCCCCGTCTGCGGCGGCGCCTGAAGCCGCGTCGCAGCCCGAGCCTGCGGTCGAACCGGAGCCGCAACTCGCCTCCGCAGCCAAGATCAGATCGCTGCCGCTGCGTCTCAACCGCGCGCCGGAACCCATCCAGCTGGTCGAGGAAACGGTCGCCGAAGAAGAAGATTATTCGGAGGAGCAGGAGCTTTCCGAGACGGTCGATTTCGACGCCGAAGCGCCGGTTGATGAGCAGCTCGAAAGCGAAAGCTCGGAAATCGCCGGCTATGAAGTCGAGGATGCGCCGCTGGTTTCAGCCGAGGCCGCATCCTCGGTCGCCTCGCAATTCCAGACGCTCGCTGCGAGCATGATCCTCAACGACAGCGGCCTCCTTCAAAAATACGCGCAGGAGATGCTGCGCCCGATGCTCAAGCAATGGCTCGACGACAATCTCCCGGTCATCGTCGAGCGGCTCGTGCGCGTGGAGATCGAACGCGTGGCGAGAGGCGGGCGCCGATAA
- a CDS encoding septum formation initiator family protein, whose amino-acid sequence MHRLRLFLRSLILPVTLFCAAGAVASYFVWHGVHGQRGLKTGEEYEQKLAQLRLERDMLKLQRMQWESRIALIKGENIDADILDEETRKSLGRVHKNEVVILLPEGETP is encoded by the coding sequence ATGCACCGACTCCGCCTGTTTCTTCGCTCGCTTATCTTGCCCGTCACGCTGTTTTGCGCGGCCGGCGCGGTTGCGAGCTATTTTGTCTGGCATGGCGTCCACGGCCAGCGCGGTCTCAAGACCGGCGAGGAATATGAGCAGAAGCTGGCGCAGCTACGCCTCGAACGCGACATGCTGAAGCTGCAGCGCATGCAATGGGAATCCAGGATCGCGCTCATAAAGGGAGAGAATATCGACGCGGATATTCTCGACGAGGAAACCCGCAAGAGCCTCGGACGCGTGCATAAGAACGAAGTGGTGATATTGCTCCCCGAAGGCGAGACGCCGTAA
- a CDS encoding MBL fold metallo-hydrolase — protein MNAPVQHAAERVSPLLRRVVAPNAGPFTYKGTCSYIVGQGEVAIIDPGPADPRHLAALQAAIEGERLKYIFVTHTHRDHSPAARALKEATGATIAGCAPYAPSPNIAVTGPGLDASHDTAYAPDVILRDGDRLDLPGATIETLETPGHTANHLCFALLEEKALFTGDHIMGWSTTVVAPPDGSMADYMESLEDLRLRDDQIFWPGHGDPVRDPPRYLRALVHHRHAREAAILQRLAEGDDTIPQMVARLYESIDKRLHGAAAMNVFAHLEDLVGRGLVESEGPPRPAGRYSLR, from the coding sequence ATGAACGCGCCAGTCCAGCACGCCGCCGAGCGCGTCTCTCCGCTGCTGCGCCGCGTCGTCGCGCCAAACGCCGGGCCTTTCACCTACAAGGGAACCTGCAGCTATATCGTCGGCCAAGGCGAGGTCGCCATCATCGATCCCGGCCCCGCCGATCCGCGCCACCTTGCCGCCCTGCAGGCTGCGATCGAGGGCGAGCGGCTGAAATATATTTTTGTCACGCACACGCATCGCGACCATTCGCCGGCGGCCCGCGCCTTGAAGGAAGCGACCGGCGCGACGATCGCCGGCTGCGCGCCCTATGCCCCCTCGCCGAACATCGCCGTCACCGGCCCCGGCCTCGACGCCTCGCATGACACGGCCTATGCGCCGGACGTCATTCTCAGAGACGGCGACCGTCTCGATCTTCCCGGCGCGACGATCGAAACGTTGGAGACGCCCGGCCATACAGCGAACCATCTCTGCTTCGCCCTGCTGGAGGAGAAAGCGCTTTTCACCGGCGACCATATCATGGGGTGGTCGACCACGGTGGTGGCGCCGCCGGACGGCTCGATGGCCGACTACATGGAATCGCTCGAGGACCTGCGGCTGCGGGACGACCAAATCTTCTGGCCGGGCCATGGCGACCCTGTGCGCGATCCGCCCCGTTATCTGCGCGCGCTCGTCCACCATCGCCACGCCCGCGAGGCCGCGATCCTTCAACGCCTGGCCGAGGGCGACGACACCATCCCGCAGATGGTCGCGCGCCTTTATGAGAGCATCGATAAACGGCTCCATGGCGCAGCGGCCATGAATGTCTTCGCGCATTTGGAGGATTTGGTCGGGCGCGGATTGGTCGAAAGCGAAGGGCCGCCGCGACCTGCCGGACGATATTCGCTCAGGTGA
- a CDS encoding SH3 domain-containing protein produces MSTMSLLRFAGLSIVFVASAATAAPVTSPANVRSGPGVKWPVIATIPAGADVQVLQCGGGWKRDWCKVSFGQTSGYVAAGVLAPSGNDVIVAPVVTTELANLYKGPGTKYPVIGAVPGGARVNKGACYAGWQASWCQVNYNGAVGYMMENLLQREGALFPM; encoded by the coding sequence ATGTCGACTATGAGCCTTCTCCGTTTCGCGGGACTATCCATTGTTTTCGTCGCGAGCGCAGCAACCGCAGCGCCCGTCACAAGCCCCGCCAATGTGCGATCGGGCCCGGGCGTGAAATGGCCCGTCATCGCCACCATCCCCGCCGGCGCCGATGTGCAGGTCCTGCAATGCGGGGGCGGCTGGAAGCGCGACTGGTGCAAGGTCTCCTTCGGGCAAACCAGCGGCTATGTCGCTGCGGGCGTGCTCGCCCCGTCTGGAAATGATGTCATCGTCGCGCCGGTCGTCACCACGGAGCTCGCCAATCTCTACAAGGGCCCCGGGACCAAATATCCGGTCATCGGCGCGGTGCCGGGCGGCGCGAGGGTCAATAAGGGCGCCTGCTATGCGGGCTGGCAGGCAAGCTGGTGCCAGGTGAATTACAACGGCGCGGTCGGCTATATGATGGAGAACCTGCTGCAGCGCGAGGGCGCCCTCTTCCCGATGTAA
- a CDS encoding error-prone DNA polymerase yields MPPPRYAELATTTNFSFLRGASHPEEMAATALALGHCGIGVADHNSLAGVVRAFSYLRAHQESVGDFRLAVGVRLVFRDETPDILCYPKDRAAYGRLCRLLTRGNLRTEKGDCALFLADLLDFAEGQQLILMENGAPPPALLEATRGRVWLAATALFGPRPRARLLGRIELAQRLGLPLVAVNDAHMHVVERRPLADALTCIREKTTLDEAGFLLAANAERHLKSAAEMARLFNDAPDAVDESARFLQRLDFRLTDLAYEYPSELREGFASEQEALEALSREGAKARYPQGVPDHVSALLERELTLVAELKYAAYFLTVHDIMRFARSKEILAQGRGSAANSVICFCLGVTEVDPTKHDLLFERFVSAARNEPPDIDVDFEHERREEVIQYIYSRFGRERAGLAAAVTTYRGKSAIREIGKAFGLSSDLVGRLSSAAFGRGSERGKRGDDIQKLGLDASEPRFAKALALAEEIEGFPRHLTQHSGGFVITRDRLDEVVPVAPAAMEGRSTIEWDKDDLDALGLLKIDVLALGMLTCLRKGLALLAQHYGIAHRLSSIPAEDERVYAMISRADTVGVFQIESRAQMSMLPRLQPKCFYDLVIEVAIVRPGPIQGDMVHPYLRRRMGKEAVSYPSKELEQVLSKTHGVPLFQEQAMRIAIVAAGFTPSEADQLRRAMATFKRAGLIGGFRDKMISGMTQKGYAREFAERCFSQIEGFGTYGFPESHAASFALLVYASAWLKCRYPDVFACALLNSQPMGFYAPAQIVRDAKEHGVEVREVDINASDWDATLEANSSQGANDSLGSMATNTSPLRGGRRPQAAGWGSSRNDSDGALPHPSQLRCATLPVKGRDELTPSVRHSTKSLHPRHADMAGDIIGDRAIRLGFRQIRGVAEENMRRLVALRGKGYDSVRDVWLRAALSPETIQRLAEADAFASLGLSRRDALWAAAGLNRVGDKDDLPLLRALSFSPLEPDAHLPPMPPGEEIVEDYRFLSLSLKGHPVAFLRSRLEARGALPCEALSRFPDGDGRRVMVGGLVLLRQRPGTAKGVVFMTIEDETGQANIIVWPKLLERQRAEIIGARYVAVTGRLQKESGVIHVVAQRVDDLSADLRLLEAMRVSKGEAMPKARNFH; encoded by the coding sequence ATGCCGCCGCCCCGCTACGCAGAGCTTGCGACAACCACCAATTTCTCCTTCCTGCGCGGCGCGTCGCATCCGGAAGAGATGGCGGCGACGGCGCTGGCGCTCGGGCATTGCGGCATTGGCGTCGCCGACCACAATTCGCTCGCGGGCGTGGTGCGCGCCTTCTCCTATCTGCGCGCGCATCAGGAAAGCGTCGGGGATTTTCGCCTTGCGGTCGGCGTGCGGCTCGTCTTTCGCGACGAGACGCCGGATATTCTCTGCTATCCCAAGGACCGTGCCGCCTATGGGCGCCTGTGCCGGCTGTTGACGCGCGGCAATCTGCGAACCGAGAAGGGCGACTGTGCGCTTTTCCTCGCCGATCTTCTCGACTTTGCCGAGGGCCAGCAGCTCATCCTCATGGAGAATGGCGCGCCGCCCCCTGCCCTGTTGGAGGCGACGCGAGGCCGCGTCTGGCTGGCGGCGACCGCTTTGTTCGGCCCACGCCCGCGCGCGCGGCTTCTTGGCCGCATCGAGCTTGCGCAAAGGCTCGGGCTGCCGCTCGTCGCGGTGAATGACGCGCATATGCATGTCGTGGAGCGTCGCCCGCTCGCCGACGCGCTGACCTGCATTCGCGAGAAGACAACGCTCGATGAAGCTGGTTTTCTCCTCGCCGCCAACGCCGAGCGGCATTTGAAAAGCGCCGCCGAAATGGCGCGGCTCTTCAATGACGCGCCAGACGCCGTTGATGAAAGCGCGCGCTTTCTACAAAGGCTCGACTTCCGCCTCACCGATCTCGCTTACGAATATCCGAGCGAATTGCGCGAAGGTTTTGCGAGCGAGCAGGAAGCGCTCGAAGCGCTCTCGCGCGAGGGCGCAAAGGCGCGCTATCCGCAAGGCGTTCCCGATCATGTCTCGGCGCTGCTCGAACGCGAATTGACGCTCGTGGCCGAGCTGAAATACGCCGCCTATTTCCTCACCGTGCACGACATCATGCGCTTTGCGCGGAGCAAGGAAATCCTCGCGCAGGGGCGCGGCTCGGCGGCCAATTCCGTGATCTGCTTTTGTCTCGGCGTCACGGAAGTCGATCCAACGAAGCACGACCTGCTGTTCGAGCGTTTCGTTTCCGCTGCACGCAACGAGCCGCCCGACATCGACGTCGATTTCGAGCATGAGCGGCGCGAAGAGGTGATCCAATATATCTACAGCCGCTTCGGCCGCGAGCGCGCGGGGCTTGCCGCCGCCGTCACCACCTATCGCGGCAAGAGCGCCATACGCGAAATCGGCAAGGCTTTCGGCCTGTCGAGCGATCTCGTCGGCCGCCTGTCGTCGGCGGCATTCGGGCGCGGCAGCGAGCGCGGCAAGCGCGGAGACGATATTCAAAAGCTCGGCCTCGACGCATCCGAGCCGCGCTTCGCCAAGGCGCTGGCGCTCGCCGAGGAGATCGAAGGCTTTCCGCGTCATCTCACGCAGCATTCCGGCGGCTTCGTCATCACGCGCGACCGGCTCGATGAAGTCGTCCCCGTCGCGCCCGCCGCCATGGAGGGCCGCAGCACGATCGAATGGGACAAGGACGATCTCGACGCGCTGGGCCTGCTCAAGATCGACGTGCTGGCGCTCGGCATGCTCACCTGCCTGCGCAAGGGTCTCGCGCTTCTCGCACAGCATTACGGGATCGCGCATCGCCTCTCCTCGATCCCCGCCGAAGACGAGCGCGTCTACGCCATGATCTCGCGCGCCGACACGGTCGGCGTCTTCCAGATCGAAAGCCGCGCGCAAATGTCCATGCTGCCGCGGCTCCAGCCCAAGTGCTTTTACGATCTCGTCATCGAGGTTGCGATCGTGCGCCCCGGCCCCATTCAGGGCGACATGGTGCATCCCTATTTGCGCCGCCGCATGGGCAAGGAGGCGGTCTCCTATCCTTCCAAGGAACTCGAGCAGGTGCTCAGCAAAACCCATGGCGTGCCGCTGTTTCAGGAGCAGGCCATGCGCATCGCCATTGTCGCGGCTGGCTTCACGCCGTCGGAGGCCGACCAGCTTCGCCGCGCCATGGCGACCTTCAAACGCGCCGGCCTTATCGGCGGCTTCCGCGACAAGATGATCTCCGGCATGACGCAGAAGGGCTATGCGCGGGAGTTCGCCGAGCGCTGCTTCAGCCAGATCGAGGGCTTCGGCACTTACGGCTTTCCGGAAAGCCATGCGGCCTCCTTCGCGCTGCTCGTCTACGCCTCGGCCTGGCTCAAATGCCGTTACCCGGACGTCTTCGCCTGCGCTTTGCTGAATTCACAGCCCATGGGTTTCTACGCCCCCGCGCAGATCGTGCGCGACGCCAAGGAGCATGGGGTCGAGGTGCGCGAGGTGGATATCAATGCGTCGGATTGGGATGCGACGTTGGAGGCAAATAGCTCCCAAGGCGCCAACGACAGTCTGGGGAGCATGGCGACCAATACCTCCCCTTTACGGGGAGGTCGGCGGCCGCAGGCCGCCGGGTGGGGTTCGAGCCGCAACGACTCTGATGGGGCCTTACCCCACCCGTCGCAGCTTCGCTGCGCCACCCTCCCCGTAAAGGGGAGGGATGAACTCACGCCCAGCGTCCGTCATTCCACCAAGTCTCTCCACCCTCGCCATGCCGATATGGCGGGCGACATTATCGGCGACCGCGCCATCCGCCTCGGGTTCCGCCAGATCAGGGGTGTCGCTGAGGAAAACATGCGCCGTCTCGTCGCGCTACGTGGCAAGGGATACGACTCGGTCCGCGATGTCTGGCTGCGGGCGGCGCTCTCGCCGGAGACGATCCAACGCCTCGCCGAAGCCGATGCCTTTGCCTCTCTCGGCCTCTCGCGCCGCGACGCGCTCTGGGCGGCGGCGGGGCTCAATCGCGTCGGCGACAAGGACGATCTGCCGCTTCTGCGCGCGCTCTCTTTCTCGCCGCTGGAGCCCGACGCCCATCTGCCGCCCATGCCGCCGGGGGAGGAGATCGTCGAGGACTATCGTTTCCTCTCGCTCTCGCTCAAAGGCCATCCCGTGGCTTTCCTGCGCTCCCGGCTGGAGGCGCGCGGCGCCCTGCCCTGCGAGGCGCTCTCGCGCTTTCCCGACGGCGACGGGCGGCGGGTCATGGTCGGGGGCCTGGTGCTGCTGCGGCAGCGGCCGGGCACCGCCAAGGGCGTCGTCTTCATGACGATCGAAGACGAAACCGGCCAGGCCAATATCATCGTCTGGCCAAAGCTTCTGGAGCGCCAGCGCGCCGAGATCATCGGCGCCCGCTATGTCGCCGTCACCGGCCGGCTGCAAAAGGAATCGGGCGTCATCCATGTGGTCGCGCAGCGCGTCGACGACCTCTCGGCCGATCTGCGCCTCTTGGAGGCGATGCGCGTCTCGAAAGGCGAGGCGATGCCCAAGGCCCGCAACTTCCACTGA